One Candidatus Baltobacteraceae bacterium genomic window carries:
- a CDS encoding sigma-70 family RNA polymerase sigma factor produces the protein MSSSGEEREARIRELFPLVRTIARRVQRMVPGSDLDDLIGDGSVGLIRAVDSFDPTRGPRIEQYAGRIVAGAMLNGLRRLDPVSERVRREVREAERERYAIATESGSLPTQREMERRRPALQRATAHAYRYTPLSLDGPLPTGETLAGDWGADPGAIVGERAEQAVVRGAIGSLPPRQRTLMELHYLGDLTLHQIGTRMSISPQRASQLHLAALRNLRKHLHAPTAH, from the coding sequence ATGTCGAGTAGCGGCGAGGAACGGGAAGCCCGCATTCGCGAGCTCTTTCCGCTCGTTCGGACGATCGCACGCCGCGTGCAGCGGATGGTGCCCGGCAGCGATCTGGATGATTTGATCGGCGACGGCAGCGTCGGCTTGATTCGCGCGGTCGATTCGTTCGATCCGACGCGCGGTCCGCGGATCGAGCAATACGCGGGGCGCATCGTCGCCGGCGCGATGCTCAACGGCCTGCGCCGGCTCGACCCCGTCTCCGAACGCGTACGCCGCGAGGTGCGTGAGGCCGAGCGCGAACGGTACGCGATCGCCACCGAATCCGGATCGTTGCCGACGCAGCGCGAGATGGAGCGCCGCCGGCCGGCGCTACAGCGCGCGACCGCGCACGCGTATCGTTACACGCCGCTCTCGCTCGACGGCCCGCTTCCAACCGGCGAAACCCTCGCCGGCGATTGGGGCGCCGACCCGGGAGCGATCGTCGGCGAGCGCGCCGAGCAGGCGGTGGTGCGCGGTGCGATCGGCTCGCTGCCGCCGCGTCAGCGAACGTTGATGGAACTGCACTATCTCGGCGACCTTACGCTCCATCAAATTGGCACTCGCATGTCGATCTCACCGCAACGCGCGTCGCAATTGCATCTAGCCGCGCTGCGGAATCTCCGAAAGCACCTGCATGCTCCAACCGCGCATTGA
- a CDS encoding purine-nucleoside phosphorylase — protein sequence MNALELAHDVDVLARATGGEIDVAIVLGSGLSDALSQHASFARVPYAQLRGMPQAPLAGHADEALVGSWHGKRVLAFAGRVHLYQGFTAAHVTYNVALAAACGAKTLILTNAAGGLNPQFAAGDLMLVADHINLTGTNPLVGDASPDPFVDMADAYSPRLRAIARASDDGAERPLHEGVYAGLVGPSYETPAETRYLRTIGADAVGMSTVLETIAARQRKLEVLGISLITNVVGAPEISHAEVTAVARTSAPRLANIIAGVIHSS from the coding sequence ATGAACGCGCTGGAGCTAGCGCACGACGTTGACGTGCTCGCACGCGCGACCGGGGGTGAGATCGACGTTGCCATCGTTCTGGGCAGCGGGCTCTCCGACGCGCTTTCGCAGCACGCGTCGTTCGCGCGCGTGCCGTACGCGCAGTTGCGCGGCATGCCGCAAGCGCCGTTGGCCGGCCATGCCGACGAAGCGCTCGTCGGAAGCTGGCACGGAAAACGCGTGCTCGCCTTCGCCGGACGCGTGCACCTCTACCAGGGTTTTACGGCGGCGCACGTCACGTACAACGTCGCGCTTGCCGCGGCTTGCGGCGCCAAAACGCTGATCCTGACGAATGCGGCGGGCGGGCTCAATCCGCAGTTCGCCGCAGGCGACCTCATGCTGGTTGCCGATCATATCAACCTCACCGGGACGAACCCGCTCGTCGGCGATGCATCGCCCGACCCGTTCGTCGATATGGCCGACGCATACTCGCCGCGCCTGCGCGCGATCGCACGCGCGAGCGACGACGGTGCCGAGCGTCCTTTGCACGAGGGCGTCTACGCGGGGCTCGTGGGGCCGTCGTACGAAACGCCGGCCGAAACGCGGTATCTGCGGACGATCGGCGCGGATGCGGTCGGCATGTCGACGGTCCTCGAAACGATCGCCGCACGGCAGCGCAAGCTCGAAGTTCTCGGTATCAGCCTCATCACGAACGTGGTGGGTGCGCCGGAAATCTCACACGCCGAAGTAACCGCAGTCGCCCGCACGAGCGCCCCCCGCCTAGCCAACATCATCGCCGGCGTCATCCACTCCTCGTAA
- the gpmI gene encoding 2,3-bisphosphoglycerate-independent phosphoglycerate mutase: protein MPYKPVVLAVLDGWGCSDDRHGNAIAAAALPHWRAFFERYPWTTLEASGEAVGLPKGIMGNSEVGHMNLGSGRVVPQGLVIIDADIASGDFKNNGALNACLDQVKRTGGTLHLMGLLSDGQVHSSLVHVLALIDAAAAADVPLALHAFLDGRDTPPRSAQAYLATIEERLAKRGRTGAIKTVTGRYYAMDRDKRWERTEVAYDAIARAKAAYRADSARSAVDAGYARGEDDEFVKPTLVGGGQAVRDGDACIFFNFRPDRARQMTLAFSDPAFDAFGVERYRDLLFATMTKYDETFTNPVLFGPRPQFETFGEILSRAGLRQLRLAETEKYAHVTYFFNGGREDTFPGEDRELIASDRTVATYDLAPAMKAREITDFAVAKIQAMAYDAIVMNYANADMVGHTGKWEPTIESVQILDACLQRLADAVLAAGGLLAITADHGNAEAKLDKDGNPLTAHTTNPVPLILIGNGIEGALRPGKLGDVAPTLLQLMGLPVPAVMTGENLFTPAETAAR from the coding sequence ATGCCGTATAAACCCGTCGTGCTCGCCGTGCTCGACGGTTGGGGATGCAGCGACGATCGACACGGTAACGCGATTGCGGCCGCAGCGCTCCCGCATTGGCGCGCGTTTTTCGAGCGGTATCCGTGGACGACGCTCGAGGCGAGCGGCGAAGCGGTCGGGCTGCCCAAGGGCATCATGGGCAATAGTGAAGTCGGCCACATGAATCTCGGCAGCGGACGCGTCGTGCCGCAGGGTCTCGTGATCATCGACGCCGACATCGCGTCGGGCGACTTCAAGAACAACGGCGCGCTCAACGCGTGCTTGGACCAGGTGAAACGAACCGGCGGAACGCTGCACTTGATGGGGCTGCTCTCCGACGGGCAGGTGCACAGCTCGCTCGTGCACGTGCTCGCCCTTATCGACGCGGCGGCCGCCGCGGACGTGCCGCTCGCGTTGCACGCGTTCCTCGACGGCCGCGACACGCCGCCCCGTTCCGCGCAAGCGTATCTCGCGACGATTGAGGAGCGGCTCGCGAAGCGCGGACGGACGGGCGCGATCAAGACGGTGACCGGACGCTACTACGCAATGGATCGCGACAAACGTTGGGAACGCACGGAGGTCGCCTACGATGCGATCGCACGCGCGAAAGCCGCCTATCGTGCGGATAGCGCGCGGTCGGCCGTCGATGCCGGATACGCGCGCGGCGAAGATGACGAGTTCGTTAAGCCGACGCTCGTGGGTGGCGGCCAAGCGGTGCGCGACGGCGACGCGTGCATCTTCTTCAACTTCCGCCCAGATCGCGCGCGTCAAATGACGCTGGCGTTTAGCGACCCGGCGTTCGATGCATTCGGCGTAGAGCGCTACCGCGATCTGCTCTTCGCAACGATGACTAAGTACGACGAAACGTTTACCAATCCGGTGCTCTTCGGCCCGCGCCCGCAGTTCGAGACCTTCGGTGAGATCCTCTCGCGCGCCGGTTTGCGCCAGCTGCGTCTCGCCGAGACCGAGAAGTACGCGCACGTGACCTACTTTTTTAACGGCGGTCGCGAAGACACGTTCCCCGGCGAGGACCGCGAACTGATAGCGTCGGACCGGACGGTCGCCACGTACGATCTCGCGCCGGCAATGAAAGCGCGCGAGATCACGGACTTCGCCGTCGCGAAGATTCAGGCGATGGCATACGACGCAATCGTCATGAACTACGCGAACGCCGATATGGTCGGGCACACCGGAAAGTGGGAGCCGACGATCGAGAGCGTGCAGATTCTCGACGCGTGTCTGCAGCGGCTCGCCGATGCGGTGCTCGCGGCGGGCGGGCTGCTCGCAATCACCGCCGATCACGGCAACGCCGAAGCGAAGCTCGACAAAGACGGGAACCCGCTGACCGCACATACGACCAACCCCGTGCCGCTGATTCTAATCGGCAACGGTATTGAGGGAGCGCTGCGTCCCGGCAAACTCGGCGACGTCGCGCCGACGCTGCTGCAGCTCATGGGGTTGCCGGTTCCCGCGGTTATGACGGGCGAGAACCTCTTTACACCGGCGGAAACGGCCGCACGATGA
- the tpiA gene encoding triose-phosphate isomerase, whose protein sequence is MAARRLVAGNWKMFKTADAAVAFVDAFLPLLPMIPENIDIVLCPPFTALDAVARRLRGHDRVALGAQNMHWESSGAFTGEIAPPMLTDLGVRYVILGHSERRQYFGETDEAVCKKTIAALTHGLTPIVAVGETLAERDAGLAHERVVSQTRAALHGLAPDALAHVVLAYEPVWAIGTGRNCEALDADAIMQAIRTSMHGLTNVPILYGGSVKPENVPLYVAQPNIDGALVGGASLDPEGFANLLRAACEGRCDAV, encoded by the coding sequence ATGGCGGCGCGGCGGCTCGTTGCCGGCAATTGGAAGATGTTCAAAACCGCCGACGCGGCGGTCGCGTTCGTCGACGCGTTTCTGCCGCTGCTGCCGATGATTCCCGAGAACATCGACATCGTTCTGTGCCCGCCGTTTACCGCGCTCGACGCGGTCGCGCGGCGGCTGCGCGGCCACGATCGGGTTGCCCTCGGCGCGCAGAACATGCATTGGGAATCGAGCGGCGCGTTCACCGGCGAGATCGCGCCGCCGATGCTGACCGATCTCGGCGTTCGCTACGTGATTCTCGGGCACTCCGAACGGCGCCAGTATTTCGGCGAGACCGACGAAGCGGTGTGCAAAAAGACGATCGCCGCGCTGACCCACGGTTTGACGCCGATCGTCGCCGTCGGCGAGACGCTTGCCGAGCGCGACGCGGGCCTCGCACACGAACGCGTCGTTTCGCAGACCCGAGCGGCGCTTCACGGCCTTGCGCCGGACGCGCTCGCACACGTGGTGCTCGCCTACGAACCGGTGTGGGCGATCGGGACGGGACGCAACTGCGAGGCCCTCGACGCCGATGCGATCATGCAGGCGATTCGCACGAGCATGCACGGCTTGACGAACGTGCCGATCCTCTACGGCGGGAGCGTCAAACCCGAGAACGTTCCGCTCTACGTCGCGCAACCGAACATCGACGGCGCTCTGGTCGGCGGCGCGTCGCTCGATCCCGAAGGGTTTGCCAATTTGCTGCGGGCCGCGTGCGAAGGACGTTGCGATGCCGTATAA
- a CDS encoding phosphoglycerate kinase, whose translation MRVLGDLRVRGMRVLVREDLNVPLSGKGIADFTRIDAALPTLRYLREHGAKTIVLSHLGRPDGKVDPAFSLAPVATALSERLGVAVGFASDCVGAPATAAIDAMHDGDIVLLENVRFHAEEERNDPAFARQLASHGDLYVNDAFGTAHRAHASTEGIAHLLPNAAGWLMEAELQALAGLVRDPKQPFVCVIGGAKVKDKVGVFTNLMERVHAFCIGGGMANTFLAAKGINVGSSLRDDDLEPAKRIIEQAKGRDVSLLLPIDAVVSTAFDNDAGAHAVDLVGVGDAMILDIGPKTAEEYAKVIETARTVVFNGPMGVYEKAPYQNGTKVVGDAIARATENGAISVVGGGDAAAAAHELGFADKMTHVSTGGGATLEFLEGKSLPGVAALEHQPGSN comes from the coding sequence ATGAGGGTGCTGGGGGATTTGCGGGTTCGGGGGATGCGGGTGTTGGTGCGTGAGGATTTGAACGTGCCGCTTTCCGGCAAGGGGATTGCGGATTTTACGCGGATCGATGCGGCGTTGCCGACGCTGCGGTATTTGCGGGAGCATGGCGCCAAGACGATCGTGCTCTCGCATTTGGGGCGGCCCGATGGCAAAGTCGATCCGGCGTTTTCGCTGGCACCGGTGGCGACGGCGCTGAGCGAGCGCCTTGGGGTTGCGGTCGGCTTTGCAAGCGATTGCGTCGGTGCGCCGGCGACGGCGGCGATCGACGCGATGCACGACGGCGATATCGTGCTGCTCGAGAACGTGCGGTTTCACGCCGAAGAGGAGCGCAACGATCCGGCGTTCGCACGGCAGCTTGCCTCGCACGGCGATCTCTACGTGAACGATGCGTTCGGAACGGCGCACCGCGCGCACGCATCCACCGAAGGTATCGCACATCTGCTGCCCAACGCGGCCGGCTGGTTGATGGAAGCCGAGCTGCAGGCGCTCGCGGGGCTCGTTCGCGATCCGAAGCAGCCGTTCGTCTGCGTAATCGGCGGCGCAAAGGTTAAAGACAAGGTCGGCGTTTTCACGAATCTTATGGAACGCGTTCACGCATTTTGCATCGGCGGCGGCATGGCGAACACGTTTCTCGCCGCCAAGGGTATCAACGTCGGCTCGTCATTGCGCGACGACGATCTCGAACCCGCCAAACGTATCATCGAGCAGGCGAAGGGTCGCGACGTATCGCTGCTCTTGCCGATCGATGCGGTCGTTTCGACGGCGTTCGATAACGACGCCGGCGCGCACGCCGTCGATCTGGTCGGCGTCGGCGATGCGATGATCCTGGATATCGGTCCGAAAACGGCGGAAGAATACGCCAAGGTGATCGAAACCGCGCGCACCGTGGTCTTTAACGGACCGATGGGTGTTTACGAGAAAGCGCCGTATCAGAACGGAACGAAAGTCGTGGGCGACGCAATCGCGCGCGCGACCGAGAACGGCGCGATCAGCGTGGTCGGCGGCGGCGACGCGGCGGCCGCCGCGCACGAGCTGGGCTTTGCCGACAAAATGACGCACGTGAGCACGGGCGGCGGCGCGACCCTCGAGTTCCTCGAAGGCAAGTCCCTGCCGGGCGTTGCGGCTCTCGAACATCAGCCGGGTTCCAACTAA